GGTTGACCGATCATCTGTTACATCAGCCGACACTACCTCATCTTTGCTCTTTAAGCGAATGCCGATAACTCCTCGCGCCCCACGCCCCATATCTCTGACATCGTCCTCGTTAAACCTGATGGCATGTCCAAACTGTGTTCCTATTATCACATCAGATCGCCCGTCTGTCATCTTTACCGCTATCAGCTCGTCATCGTCATCAATTGAAATCGCTATGACCCCCTTGCTGCGAGGATTGCTGAATTCTGAAAGCTGCGTTTTTTTCACAATACCCTTTTTTGTAAACATCATCAGATAGCCGCTTTGGAATCCTTTAACTGGAAGCGCCGTAGCCAGTTTTTCACCCGACTGTAACTGAAGCAGATTCACTATCGCCTTGCCCTTTGTTGCGCGCCCGGCCTCCGGTATCTGATAAATCTTAAGCCAGTAGAGCCGCCCCAAATTGGTAAAAAACAGTATGTGATCATGCGTTGAGCCAATAAATAGTTGCTTAACGTAGTCCTCTTCACGGGTTTCCATCCCAATTGAGCCCTTACCGCCGCGCCTCTGCCTCCGGTACTCCGAAAGCGGATTTCTCTTTATATAGCCGTTATGGGAAACGGTAATTACCATCTCCTCCTCGGTTATCAAATCTTCAACTGAGATTTCTGAGGCATCAGCCACAATGTCAGTGCGTCTCTCATCGGCATACTTTTCCCTGATTTCCAGAAGCTCAGTCTTTATAATTTGAGCTATTAGCGCCTCACTTGCCAGTATTGCCCTAAGGCGCTCAATCTCCTTTATGACCTCATTGTACTCACTTACGATTTTTTCCCGCTCAAGACCGGTCAATCTCTGCAGGCGCATCTCAAGGATTGCGTTAGCCTGTATCTCAGAAAGTGGAAATTCAGTTATAAGACCGCGCCGTGCTATCTCAGGAGTTTGTGCCGCCCTAATCAGGGTTATTATAGCGTCAAGGTTATCAAGGGCAATTTTAAGTCCCTCCAATATGTGGGCACGCTCCTCAGCCTTTCGTAAATCAAAGCGGGTGCGGCGAATCACTATCTCACGCCTGTGCCTGAGGAAATGGCTAAGTATGGTCTTAAGCCCCATAACTTTTGGCTGCCCCCCGGCAAGCGCCAGCATAATCACCCCAAAGGTGGACTCCATTGCCGTGTGTTTGTAGAGATTATTTAAAACCACCTGAGCCATTTCATCCCGCTTTATCTCTATCACCATACGGATGCCGTCACGGTCTGACTCGTCCCTCAAATCAGAAATTCCCTCTATCTTTTTCTCTCTTACCAGCTCCGCTATTTTTTCCATAAGACGCGCCTTATTTACCTGATACGGCAGCTCTGTCACAATGATGCTCTCTCCGCTGCGCCCCCGTTGTTCAAAATTAGCCTTTGCCCGCACCTTTATCTGCCCGCGTCCGGTCTCATAGGCATTGATAATCCCCTGTAGTCCAAATATGATGCCTCCGGTTGGAAAATCAGGACCCTTAACGAATTTCATCAAATCACGCGTTTGCACCTCTGACTCCGGCGTTTCAAGAAGATATACCAGAGCATCAATAACCTCGCCCAGATTGTGCGGAGGAATGTTTGTAGCCATGCCAACGGCAATACCAGAGGCCCCGTTTACGATAAGATTTGGCACAGTCGCAGGTAACACTACGGGCTCCTCGGTGGTTTCATCAAAGTTAGGGATGTAGTCAACCGTTTCCTTATCTATGTCGTTAAGTAGCTCCTCGGCAATCTTAGAAAGCCTCGCCTCAGTGTATCTGTACGCCGCTGCAGGGTCGCCGTCCATGGAGCCAAAGTTGCCCTGCCCGTCAATTAACGGATACCTCATGTTAAAATCCTGTGCCATACGCACCAGCGCATCATAGACCGCGCTGTCACCATGAGGATGGTACTTCTTTAGCACCTCCCCAACAACACCGGCGCACTTTGAGTACCGCCTGGTAGAGAGCAGCCCCTCTCTGAACATTGCATATAGAATTCGTCTTTGAACGGGTTTTAAACCGTCCCTGACCTCAGGCAGCGCCCTGCCGATTATTACGCTCATAGCGTAATCCAAGTAGCTTACCTTCATCTCCTCTTCTATGTTTA
This Nitrospirota bacterium DNA region includes the following protein-coding sequences:
- the gyrA gene encoding DNA gyrase subunit A, translated to MSTIAINIEEEMKVSYLDYAMSVIIGRALPEVRDGLKPVQRRILYAMFREGLLSTRRYSKCAGVVGEVLKKYHPHGDSAVYDALVRMAQDFNMRYPLIDGQGNFGSMDGDPAAAYRYTEARLSKIAEELLNDIDKETVDYIPNFDETTEEPVVLPATVPNLIVNGASGIAVGMATNIPPHNLGEVIDALVYLLETPESEVQTRDLMKFVKGPDFPTGGIIFGLQGIINAYETGRGQIKVRAKANFEQRGRSGESIIVTELPYQVNKARLMEKIAELVREKKIEGISDLRDESDRDGIRMVIEIKRDEMAQVVLNNLYKHTAMESTFGVIMLALAGGQPKVMGLKTILSHFLRHRREIVIRRTRFDLRKAEERAHILEGLKIALDNLDAIITLIRAAQTPEIARRGLITEFPLSEIQANAILEMRLQRLTGLEREKIVSEYNEVIKEIERLRAILASEALIAQIIKTELLEIREKYADERRTDIVADASEISVEDLITEEEMVITVSHNGYIKRNPLSEYRRQRRGGKGSIGMETREEDYVKQLFIGSTHDHILFFTNLGRLYWLKIYQIPEAGRATKGKAIVNLLQLQSGEKLATALPVKGFQSGYLMMFTKKGIVKKTQLSEFSNPRSKGVIAISIDDDDELIAVKMTDGRSDVIIGTQFGHAIRFNEDDVRDMGRGARGVIGIRLKSKDEVVSADVTDDRSTLLTVTELGYGKRTKAVEYNAQSRGGQGVISIKITEKGGKAVGLIQVRDDDEIMLITKAGKLIRTPAENIPVTGRNTQGVRIMDVGPENMIVGIGKSAEKDNKPEE